The Apium graveolens cultivar Ventura chromosome 11, ASM990537v1, whole genome shotgun sequence genome has a window encoding:
- the LOC141698426 gene encoding uncharacterized protein LOC141698426, with protein MKRQSEGIALLSMYADDDEDDAEEHLNDAVSQPQPDNSAKDRNFNHDSSLGTDNMDVSAPVPPVLSENSTPKAVSEVDLSRKERLTIVDYGHDEAALSPEAEEGEVEGTGRVMFGADLHMSNGEFSEQTSQGTVRVLTPSTQATPQSSGQHGESQPEAMDYTATELVEVPENVEVGLKEPRDVALDNFLPPPPKEKCSDELQEKIVKFLTLKKTTGRSFNAEVRNRKEYRNPDFLLHAVTYQDIDQIGSCFSKDVFDPHGYDKSDFYDEIEADMKRDMERKEQEKKKSQKIEYISGGTQVGTLPTSKVNLPVPGVSSVSTGGLLSVPAAVDSVVREGRANKKSKWDKVDGDRRNPLPTGGLDSGSAALLSAANAGTGYSAFAQQRRREADVKKSSERKLDRRS; from the exons ATGAAGCGCCAATCCGAAGGCATCGCTCTTCTCTCCATGTACGCCGACGACGACGAAGACGACGCCGAGGAGCACCTCAACGACGCCGTTTCGCAACCTCAACCCGACAATTCCGCCAAAGATCGAAACTTTAACCATGATTCATCGCTCGGTACCGATAATATGGATGTTTCAGCTCCGGTGCCTCCGGTTTTATCGGAAAATTCGACTCCGAAAGCAGTTAGTGAGGTGGATTTGAGTAGAAAGGAGAGATTGACGATTGTCGATTACGGTCACGATGAAGCTGCATTGTCACCTGAAGCTGAG GAAGGAGAGGTGGAAGGAACTGGTCGTGTTATGTTCGGCGCGGACCTTCACATGTCTAATG GTGAGTTTTCAGAGCAAACATCTCAAGGAACTGTCCGGGTTTTAACGCCAAGTACTCAAGCAACTCCTCAGTCATCTGGACAACATGGCGAATCACAGCCAGAGGCAATGGATTACACTGCAACTGAATTGGTAGAGGTTCCGGAAAATGTTGAAGTTGGTCTTAAAGAGCCTAGAGATGTTGCTTTGGATAATTTCCTTCCACCGCCACCGAAGGAAAAATGCTCTGATGAACTGCAA GAAAAAATTGTGAAATTCCTTACACTAAAGAAGACAACTGGAAGAAGCTTTAATGCGGAAGTTCGTAATAGAAAGGAATATCGTAATCCCGATTTCTTGCTGCATGCAGTGACATATCAAGATATTGATCAGATAGGAAGCTGCTTTAGTAAAGATGTATTCGATCCTCATGGATATGACAAAAGTGATTTCTACGATGAAATAG AAGCTGATATGAAGCGTGATATGGAGAGGAAAGaacaagaaaagaaaaagagtcAGAAGATTGAATATATTTCTGGTGGAACTCAAGTCGGAACACTTCCTACATCAAAAGTTAACTTGCCTGTTCCAG GTGTATCATCTGTGTCAACAGGTGGGTTACTTTCAGTTCCTGCTGCAGTTGATTCCGTAGTACGGGAGGGTAGGGCAAACAAAAAGTCAAAGTGGGACAAG GTTGATGGTGATAGAAGGAATCCTTTGCCAACTGGAGGGCTGGATTCCGGGTCTGCAGCACTTCTATCTGCTGCTAATGCTGGTACCGGATACTCTGCATTTGC GCAACAAAGACGGCGCGAGGCAGATGTGAAGAAGTCCAGCGAGAGGAAATTAGACAGAAGATCTTAA
- the LOC141698203 gene encoding uncharacterized protein LOC141698203 isoform X1, whose product MRVMDQELSEKKVVSEEVGLGLENGSVSTEMVDNSAVSDFRVAVEMTGEMRVVEEENVCENKDVINSDEVSKGLDDDKHLSCVIDVKTGEGLDVEWVCRICHLSSDQSIESTSTSASTSNERELIQLGCGCKDELGAAHSYCAEAWFKLKGNRLCEICGQTAKNITGIADNRFMEEWNNRILSGYGIRSSERSGGCWRGQPFCNFLMACLVIAFVLPWFFRVNMF is encoded by the exons atgAGAGTTATGGATCAAGAATTGAGTGAGAAGAAAGTAGTTAGTGAAGAAGTTGGGTTAGGCTTAGAAAATGGTTCAGTTAGTACTGAAATGGTGGATAATTCTGCGGTTTCGGATTTTCGGGTTGCAGTGGAGATGACAGGGGAAATGAGAGTAGTAGAGGAGGAGAATGTGTGTGAGAATAAGGATGTGATTAATTCTGATGAGGTGAGTAAGGGGTTGGATGATGATAAGCATTTATCGTGTGTGATCGATGTTAAGACTGGGGAAGGTTTGGATGTGGAATGGGTTTGTCGGATATGTCATTTGAGTTCTGATCAATCAATTGAGAGTACTAGTACTAGTGCTAGTACTAGTAATGAGAGGGAGTTGATTCAGCTAGGTTGTGGTTGTAAAGATGAGCTTGGAGCTGCACATTCCTATTGCGCAGAGGCGTGGTTTAAGCTCAAAGGGAATAG GTTGTGTGAAATATGTGGTCAGACTGCAAAAAATATTACAGGCATTGCCGATAACAGATTCATGGAAGAATGGAACAATAGAATACTAAGTGGTTATGGTATCCGCTCATCTGAAAGGAGTGGAGGGTGTTGGAGAGGCCAGCCATTCTGTAACTTCTTAATGGCTTGCCTGGTGATAGCCTTCGTCCTGCCTTGGTTTTTTCGCGTAAATATGTTTTAG
- the LOC141698203 gene encoding uncharacterized protein LOC141698203 isoform X2 yields the protein MDQELSEKKVVSEEVGLGLENGSVSTEMVDNSAVSDFRVAVEMTGEMRVVEEENVCENKDVINSDEVSKGLDDDKHLSCVIDVKTGEGLDVEWVCRICHLSSDQSIESTSTSASTSNERELIQLGCGCKDELGAAHSYCAEAWFKLKGNRLCEICGQTAKNITGIADNRFMEEWNNRILSGYGIRSSERSGGCWRGQPFCNFLMACLVIAFVLPWFFRVNMF from the exons ATGGATCAAGAATTGAGTGAGAAGAAAGTAGTTAGTGAAGAAGTTGGGTTAGGCTTAGAAAATGGTTCAGTTAGTACTGAAATGGTGGATAATTCTGCGGTTTCGGATTTTCGGGTTGCAGTGGAGATGACAGGGGAAATGAGAGTAGTAGAGGAGGAGAATGTGTGTGAGAATAAGGATGTGATTAATTCTGATGAGGTGAGTAAGGGGTTGGATGATGATAAGCATTTATCGTGTGTGATCGATGTTAAGACTGGGGAAGGTTTGGATGTGGAATGGGTTTGTCGGATATGTCATTTGAGTTCTGATCAATCAATTGAGAGTACTAGTACTAGTGCTAGTACTAGTAATGAGAGGGAGTTGATTCAGCTAGGTTGTGGTTGTAAAGATGAGCTTGGAGCTGCACATTCCTATTGCGCAGAGGCGTGGTTTAAGCTCAAAGGGAATAG GTTGTGTGAAATATGTGGTCAGACTGCAAAAAATATTACAGGCATTGCCGATAACAGATTCATGGAAGAATGGAACAATAGAATACTAAGTGGTTATGGTATCCGCTCATCTGAAAGGAGTGGAGGGTGTTGGAGAGGCCAGCCATTCTGTAACTTCTTAATGGCTTGCCTGGTGATAGCCTTCGTCCTGCCTTGGTTTTTTCGCGTAAATATGTTTTAG